Proteins encoded in a region of the Panthera tigris isolate Pti1 chromosome B2, P.tigris_Pti1_mat1.1, whole genome shotgun sequence genome:
- the RPS12 gene encoding 40S ribosomal protein S12: MAEEGIAAGGVMDVNTALQEVLKTALIHDGLARGIREAAKALDKRQAHLCVLASNCDEPMYVKLVEALCAEHQINLIKVDDNKKLGEWVGLCKIDREGKPRKVVGCSCVVVKDYGKESQAKDVIEEYFKCKK, from the exons ATGGCCGAGGAAGG CATTGCTGCTGGAGGTGTAATGGACGTTAATACTGCTTTACAAGAGGTGCTGAAGACCGCCCTCATCCACGATGGCCTGGCACGTGGAATTCGCGAAGCTGCCAAAGCCTTAGACAA GCGCCAAGCCCACCTTTGTGTGCTTGCATCCAACTGCGATGAGCCTATGTATGTCAAGTTGGTGGAGGCCCTTTGTGCTGAGCACCAGATCAACCTAATTAAG GTTGATGACAACAAGAAACTAGGGGAATGGGTCGGCCTCTGTAAAATTGACAGGGAGGGAAAACCCCGTAAAGTGGTTGGTTGCAGTTGTGTGGTGGTTAAG gactaTGGCAAAGAGTCTCAGGCCAAGGATGTCATCGAGGAATACTTCAAAtgcaagaaatga